In the Pseudolabrys taiwanensis genome, one interval contains:
- a CDS encoding TRAP transporter small permease — MIERVGNRIVTVAERILALGLILAILLDFANVLGRYTGAFSVLGIDEVEIYILIWIAFVGSAAVTWRSLHLRMDVFVEACPLPVKRVIVTIEMAVMFAVTAFVGTQSYAYVAKIVALGAVSDIAGIPMWIPHSAVCIGFFAIAAIVLARGVERLRVVDQVKGEVRP; from the coding sequence ATGATCGAACGCGTCGGAAATCGGATCGTCACCGTGGCCGAGCGTATTCTTGCGCTCGGCCTCATCCTCGCAATCCTGCTCGATTTCGCCAATGTGTTGGGCCGCTATACCGGTGCGTTCTCCGTGCTCGGGATCGATGAAGTCGAAATCTACATCCTGATCTGGATTGCCTTTGTCGGGTCGGCCGCCGTCACCTGGCGGAGTCTGCATTTGCGGATGGACGTCTTCGTTGAGGCGTGTCCGCTGCCCGTCAAGCGGGTCATCGTCACGATCGAAATGGCCGTCATGTTCGCGGTCACGGCCTTCGTCGGCACGCAGTCCTATGCTTACGTCGCGAAAATCGTTGCGCTCGGCGCGGTGAGCGACATCGCCGGCATCCCGATGTGGATCCCGCATTCGGCCGTGTGCATCGGCTTCTTCGCGATCGCGGCGATTGTACTGGCCCGGGGGGTCGAGCGCCTGCGCGTCGTCGACCAAGTGAAGGGTGAGGTGAGGCCATGA
- a CDS encoding 2Fe-2S iron-sulfur cluster-binding protein yields MNATLIIRRGDPQKPASDARFEVPFAPGQTVLDGLRWVRSQIDPSLAFRFSCINANACKECMMVIDGEVDYACTTRLHEGEMTLAPLPNKVLIGDLVTEIAPPDERLTPKAKVRKAT; encoded by the coding sequence ATGAACGCAACCCTGATCATCCGCCGCGGCGATCCGCAGAAGCCGGCGAGCGACGCGCGCTTCGAGGTGCCCTTCGCGCCGGGCCAGACGGTGCTCGACGGCCTGCGCTGGGTGCGCAGCCAGATCGATCCGTCCTTGGCGTTCCGCTTCTCCTGCATCAACGCCAATGCGTGCAAGGAATGCATGATGGTGATCGATGGTGAGGTCGATTACGCCTGCACCACGCGCCTGCACGAAGGCGAGATGACGCTCGCGCCGCTGCCGAACAAGGTGTTGATCGGCGACCTCGTCACCGAGATCGCACCGCCGGACGAGCGGCTGACGCCCAAGGCGAAGGTGCGCAAGGCGACCTGA
- a CDS encoding ABC transporter substrate-binding protein — protein sequence MTSKYSLIALAFAASLMALPAQAQTKVTGGVAAYNEALLPVYTAKEKGYYTAEGIALEFVDFKGGGPAVQALAGGSIDVCFCAADHVIRLRARRQPAVILVGLDTYHSYALVAKADNPAKSLADLKGKRIGITAPGSLTDNTIRYSIKELGLNPDRDFELSGAGGGAAMKAAIDSDRVAAGLAILTDVANMMKTPGAYKIVLDYRTLPYPSFAALALESFVKGNPKAAKGFARATVKAMDELSKDPELAKAMIQKMYPNFSPELAAEVAKSSVARAPKGGIVTKESIDNLNKIVLATDDSLKPVTLEQAFDASVLK from the coding sequence ATGACATCGAAGTACAGCCTTATTGCCTTGGCGTTTGCCGCCAGCCTCATGGCTCTTCCGGCTCAGGCGCAAACCAAAGTCACCGGCGGCGTCGCGGCCTACAACGAGGCGCTGCTGCCGGTCTACACCGCGAAGGAAAAGGGCTATTACACTGCGGAAGGCATCGCGCTCGAATTCGTCGACTTCAAAGGCGGCGGCCCGGCCGTCCAGGCGCTCGCCGGCGGCAGCATCGACGTTTGCTTCTGCGCCGCCGACCATGTGATCCGGCTGCGCGCGCGGCGTCAGCCGGCGGTCATTCTCGTCGGCCTCGACACGTATCACTCCTATGCGCTGGTCGCGAAGGCCGACAATCCGGCCAAGAGCCTCGCCGACCTCAAAGGCAAGCGCATCGGCATCACAGCGCCGGGCTCGCTGACCGACAACACGATCCGCTATTCGATCAAGGAACTCGGCCTCAATCCGGACCGCGACTTCGAACTGTCCGGCGCCGGCGGCGGCGCGGCGATGAAGGCGGCGATCGATAGCGATCGCGTAGCGGCGGGTCTTGCTATCCTCACCGACGTCGCGAACATGATGAAGACGCCGGGCGCCTACAAGATCGTGCTCGACTATCGTACCCTGCCCTACCCGTCCTTCGCCGCGCTCGCGCTCGAGAGTTTCGTGAAGGGCAATCCGAAGGCGGCAAAGGGATTTGCCCGCGCCACGGTCAAGGCCATGGACGAACTGTCGAAAGATCCGGAACTTGCCAAGGCGATGATCCAGAAGATGTACCCCAACTTCTCGCCGGAGCTCGCGGCGGAAGTGGCCAAAAGCTCGGTCGCGCGCGCGCCGAAGGGGGGCATCGTCACCAAGGAGTCGATCGACAATCTCAACAAGATCGTGCTCGCCACCGACGATTCTCTTAAGCCTGTGACGCTCGAACAGGCTTTCGACGCCTCGGTGCTGAAGTAA
- a CDS encoding ABC transporter substrate-binding protein, with the protein MPLKIAVPDLISNSYFPAAAAVELGFFKEEGLDVELEMIFPVDKAYAAMRDGAVDFVGGSAHSALAAFPEWKGVKLLCAQAQGMYWFLVMRADLNPVRGDVSIVKGRSIGAAPWVEMGLRRLLTEAGIDLVRDDVKIAPVPNTTGAGVNFGVTAAKALEDGKIDGFWANGMGTEVAVRRGVGKVVLDVRRGDGPKPCFNYTMASIAATDALIERSPKTAAAAVRAIVKTQSALRQDPERATAVGRKLFPPAEAELIAELIRRDLPYYDATISETFVDGMNAFARDVGILKTHPGYADVVATQFRPLWQSN; encoded by the coding sequence GTGCCGCTCAAGATCGCCGTTCCGGATCTCATTTCGAATTCGTACTTCCCCGCCGCCGCCGCTGTCGAGCTGGGCTTCTTCAAAGAGGAAGGGCTCGATGTCGAACTCGAGATGATCTTCCCGGTCGACAAGGCCTACGCAGCGATGCGCGATGGCGCGGTCGATTTCGTCGGCGGTTCGGCGCATTCGGCGCTCGCGGCCTTCCCCGAGTGGAAGGGCGTCAAGCTGCTCTGCGCGCAGGCACAGGGTATGTACTGGTTCCTGGTCATGCGCGCGGACCTCAATCCGGTGCGGGGCGATGTCAGCATCGTCAAAGGCCGCAGCATCGGGGCCGCGCCATGGGTTGAAATGGGACTTCGTCGACTGTTGACCGAAGCCGGGATCGATCTCGTCCGCGACGACGTGAAGATCGCGCCCGTCCCGAACACGACGGGCGCCGGCGTGAACTTCGGCGTGACAGCGGCCAAGGCGCTCGAAGACGGGAAGATCGACGGCTTTTGGGCGAACGGCATGGGCACCGAAGTCGCCGTGCGGCGGGGCGTCGGCAAAGTCGTGTTGGACGTTCGTCGCGGCGACGGCCCGAAGCCTTGCTTCAACTACACCATGGCCTCGATCGCGGCGACCGATGCGCTGATCGAGCGCTCGCCAAAGACCGCCGCCGCGGCCGTCCGTGCGATCGTGAAAACCCAATCCGCGCTGAGACAAGACCCGGAGCGCGCGACAGCGGTCGGCCGCAAGCTGTTCCCGCCGGCGGAAGCCGAGCTGATCGCCGAGCTCATTCGCCGCGACCTGCCCTATTACGACGCGACGATTTCCGAGACGTTCGTCGACGGCATGAATGCCTTTGCCCGCGACGTCGGTATTCTCAAAACACATCCCGGCTATGCCGATGTCGTCGCCACGCAATTTCGACCGCTCTGGCAATCGAACTAG
- a CDS encoding FAD-binding protein produces the protein MHLETDVLVIGAGGAGMYAALEAAKGGSSVILADRSLIGRGGATVMAMMTVAVALGAQTPDHWEYHLADTLAAGHGLCDERLSAILCEDGPKRILELDEWKVGWARENGHIKQAHAPGHDRPRCAYVDFLRTGPAVSKTLRGRLIGIPEVRRVGDLMIVDIALNGDGVACGATAIDMQTGAPVTIAAKAVIIATGGLTRLYRRNSASFNMGGDGYALALRAGAQLIDMEFVQFFPIGHLAPRLVGLDPIMWDPFRYKLGGTLLNGEMEEFEHRYANANKRNDGQYVLTRDLATYAITQEVEAGRGSPAGGAYLSFQHVPESELRRSFGPVIDTLAANGIDLTKQPIEVSPIAHYHMGGVRVDTRFATGVPNLYACGEAVGGANGANRLSGNGITEAFTFGARAGESAAETVRKSPARWSPDAAAPALDLLKRRTAKLAANPAELVVELQALMTDKVGPFRTGDKLDSALADVERIAAAIGDDPMAAGTPYDAVLLDWLDLRNMLLVAKSVIIGAKARTESRGAHQREDFPGLNDDAWLCNQVATLKGGDLSLEKVPVYQAPPKKVSIPA, from the coding sequence ATGCATCTTGAGACCGATGTTCTGGTAATCGGTGCCGGCGGCGCCGGCATGTACGCCGCACTCGAAGCGGCCAAAGGCGGCTCGTCCGTGATCCTCGCCGACCGTAGCCTGATCGGCCGTGGCGGCGCCACGGTCATGGCGATGATGACGGTCGCGGTCGCACTCGGCGCGCAGACGCCGGACCACTGGGAGTATCACCTCGCCGACACGCTCGCCGCCGGGCATGGCCTTTGCGACGAACGGCTTTCCGCCATCCTCTGCGAGGACGGACCGAAGCGCATCCTGGAACTCGACGAATGGAAGGTCGGCTGGGCACGCGAGAACGGCCATATCAAGCAAGCGCATGCGCCGGGCCACGACCGGCCGCGCTGCGCTTACGTCGACTTTCTGCGTACAGGTCCCGCCGTATCGAAAACATTGCGCGGCCGGCTGATCGGTATCCCGGAGGTACGCCGTGTCGGCGACTTGATGATCGTCGACATCGCGCTCAACGGCGACGGCGTCGCTTGCGGCGCAACCGCAATCGACATGCAGACCGGCGCGCCGGTGACCATCGCCGCCAAGGCCGTGATCATCGCCACCGGCGGCCTCACACGACTCTACCGGCGCAACAGCGCCTCGTTCAACATGGGTGGCGACGGCTATGCGCTGGCGCTGCGCGCCGGTGCACAGCTCATCGATATGGAGTTCGTGCAGTTTTTCCCAATCGGCCATCTTGCCCCGCGTCTCGTCGGCCTCGATCCGATCATGTGGGATCCGTTCCGCTACAAGCTCGGCGGCACGCTGCTCAACGGCGAAATGGAAGAGTTCGAGCACCGCTACGCCAACGCCAACAAACGCAATGACGGTCAGTACGTGCTCACCCGCGATCTCGCGACCTATGCCATCACGCAGGAAGTCGAGGCCGGACGCGGCAGCCCGGCCGGCGGTGCTTACCTGAGCTTCCAGCACGTACCGGAAAGCGAGCTGCGGCGCTCCTTCGGCCCGGTGATCGACACACTCGCGGCCAACGGCATCGATCTCACCAAGCAGCCGATCGAGGTCTCGCCGATCGCGCACTATCACATGGGCGGCGTCCGCGTGGACACGCGTTTTGCCACCGGCGTGCCGAACCTCTACGCCTGCGGCGAAGCCGTAGGTGGCGCTAATGGCGCCAACCGTCTGTCCGGCAACGGCATCACCGAAGCCTTCACTTTCGGCGCCCGCGCCGGCGAAAGCGCGGCGGAAACCGTGCGTAAATCGCCGGCCCGCTGGTCTCCGGATGCGGCCGCGCCGGCGCTCGATCTGCTCAAGCGCCGGACGGCCAAGCTCGCCGCGAACCCGGCGGAGCTCGTCGTCGAATTGCAGGCGCTGATGACGGACAAGGTCGGCCCCTTCCGCACCGGCGACAAGCTCGACAGCGCGCTGGCCGATGTCGAACGTATAGCCGCCGCGATCGGCGACGATCCGATGGCCGCCGGCACACCCTACGACGCCGTGCTGCTCGACTGGCTCGACCTGCGCAACATGCTATTGGTCGCCAAGAGCGTGATCATCGGCGCAAAGGCCCGCACCGAAAGCCGCGGCGCCCATCAGCGCGAGGACTTCCCCGGTCTCAACGACGACGCTTGGCTGTGCAACCAGGTCGCAACGCTGAAGGGCGGCGACCTCAGCCTCGAAAAGGTGCCGGTCTATCAGGCGCCACCCAAGAAAGTGAGCATCCCGGCATGA
- a CDS encoding ABC transporter ATP-binding protein, whose protein sequence is MDDKTRIAPNQTAALRPEEARPRVVLEGVGKDFTGTDGATFTVLDKVDLTIADREFIAIVGPSGCGKSTLLRLISGLMPPTRGQVIVDGATVTEPPPDVGFMFQRDTLMPWATVAQNIALGLELNGTPKGERDARIAELIDLLGLTKFRDFRPASLSGGMRQRVALGRLLAYAPALYLMDEPFGALDAMTKMAMGRELLRIWSRYDKSVVFVTHDIEEAVGLSDRVIVMAAGPGRIVSEYVVDLPRPRDFRAVRMMPEFRSLCETIWHDIGVE, encoded by the coding sequence ATGGACGACAAAACGCGGATCGCGCCCAACCAAACGGCTGCTTTGCGGCCTGAGGAGGCGCGTCCACGCGTTGTGCTGGAAGGCGTGGGCAAGGACTTCACCGGCACCGACGGTGCGACCTTCACCGTCCTCGACAAAGTCGACCTCACGATTGCCGACCGCGAATTCATTGCCATCGTCGGCCCCAGTGGCTGCGGCAAGTCGACCCTGCTGCGGCTGATCTCCGGACTGATGCCGCCGACACGCGGCCAGGTAATCGTCGACGGTGCGACGGTGACCGAGCCGCCGCCCGACGTCGGCTTCATGTTCCAGCGCGATACATTGATGCCTTGGGCGACGGTTGCACAGAACATCGCGCTCGGCCTCGAACTCAACGGCACGCCGAAGGGCGAGCGCGACGCGCGGATCGCCGAGCTGATCGACCTTCTCGGCCTCACCAAATTTCGCGACTTCCGTCCTGCTTCTTTGTCCGGCGGCATGCGCCAGCGCGTGGCCCTCGGCCGCCTGCTCGCTTATGCACCGGCGCTCTATCTCATGGATGAGCCGTTCGGCGCGCTCGACGCCATGACCAAAATGGCCATGGGCCGCGAACTGCTGCGCATCTGGAGCCGTTACGACAAGAGCGTCGTGTTCGTGACCCACGACATCGAGGAAGCCGTCGGCTTGTCCGACCGCGTCATCGTCATGGCTGCCGGCCCCGGCCGGATCGTCTCGGAATACGTCGTCGATTTGCCGCGCCCACGGGACTTCCGTGCGGTAAGAATGATGCCGGAGTTCCGTTCGCTCTGCGAAACCATATGGCACGACATCGGAGTGGAATAA
- the hpaD gene encoding 3,4-dihydroxyphenylacetate 2,3-dioxygenase, which yields MPVPVPNLYPPFNIVRLSHIELVVTDLAKSRAFYVDTLGLQVTHEGNREIHLRALEERGHHCIVLCLGDTPRAGHLGFKVYDEGDLDRAEAFFGAKGLPTEWVERPFQSRTLRTCDVQGVPLELYCRMERLPPIHQQYALYKGVKPLRIDHFNCFSPDVDESVAFYNEIGFRVTEYTEDDVSKRLWAAWTHRKGGVHDIAFTNGRGPRLHHVAFWVPHPIAIIDLLDLMATTGYVGNIERGPGRHGISNAFFLYVRDPDGHRIEIYCSDYQTVDPDLEPIKWDLKDPQRQTLWGAPAPRSWFEEGSLFDGVTPKAPILEAQPIVAP from the coding sequence ATGCCGGTTCCCGTGCCAAACCTCTATCCGCCGTTCAATATTGTCCGCCTCAGTCATATCGAGCTGGTCGTCACGGATCTCGCCAAGAGCCGAGCATTCTATGTCGACACCTTGGGCCTGCAGGTGACGCACGAGGGTAATCGCGAGATCCATTTGCGGGCGCTGGAGGAGAGGGGCCATCACTGCATCGTCCTGTGCCTGGGCGATACGCCACGCGCCGGTCATCTAGGCTTCAAGGTGTACGACGAGGGGGATTTGGACCGCGCCGAGGCCTTCTTCGGCGCTAAAGGGCTGCCGACCGAATGGGTCGAGCGGCCGTTCCAATCGCGCACGTTGCGCACCTGCGACGTGCAGGGTGTTCCCTTGGAGCTCTACTGCCGAATGGAGCGGCTGCCGCCGATCCACCAGCAATATGCGCTCTATAAAGGCGTGAAGCCTTTGCGGATCGACCACTTCAATTGCTTCTCGCCGGACGTCGACGAGTCGGTGGCTTTCTACAACGAGATCGGCTTTCGCGTGACCGAATACACCGAAGACGACGTGTCGAAGCGGCTATGGGCGGCATGGACCCATCGCAAGGGCGGTGTTCACGATATTGCCTTCACGAATGGCCGCGGTCCGCGGCTCCACCACGTCGCTTTCTGGGTGCCGCATCCGATCGCGATCATCGATCTGCTCGATCTCATGGCGACCACCGGCTACGTCGGCAACATCGAACGTGGGCCTGGCCGGCACGGCATATCCAATGCTTTCTTCCTCTACGTGCGCGATCCGGACGGCCATCGCATCGAGATTTACTGCTCCGACTATCAGACCGTCGATCCCGATCTTGAGCCGATCAAATGGGATTTGAAGGACCCGCAGCGGCAAACTTTGTGGGGGGCGCCGGCGCCGCGGTCATGGTTCGAGGAAGGCAGCCTGTTCGACGGCGTGACGCCGAAAGCGCCCATCCTCGAAGCACAGCCGATCGTTGCGCCGTGA
- a CDS encoding TRAP transporter large permease, with the protein MTVALGALPIVLLFFGFPIFLVLLTSVTVALVFFMHLPLAVLHQNLFGSINGYALLAIPYFIYAGELMGRGSVARRLVDFVQAGVGSVRGSLGVTTVGTATIFGAISGVSAAAVATIGKVMYPSMVRAGYPASFSAGLITAIGAIDIIIPPSIPMIVYGAAAQESVPRLYAAGIVPGLLLALVIGGYVIVRAWVGGFGKGEPFNGTRFVAATLRGLWALGAPAIILGGIYGGVFSPTEAAAVACVYAAFVTRFVFRELTFGDIVEAAVATVRFTAQILIIVACAGVFAWILTVNQVPAMLVATIQHFEVSPWQFLLVVNVLLLFTGCFLDPLSCILLLTPLLIPIAKSLGIDTVHFGIVFMVNLAIGLFHPPFGINIFVAQSVLGIDLKQIYKGIIPFVILYLLVLVAITYIPQISLIGVRLFMG; encoded by the coding sequence ATGACCGTCGCCCTCGGCGCTCTGCCTATCGTACTGTTGTTCTTCGGCTTCCCGATTTTCCTGGTGCTGCTGACGTCAGTGACGGTGGCGCTGGTCTTCTTCATGCATCTGCCGCTCGCGGTGCTGCATCAGAACCTGTTCGGTTCGATCAACGGCTATGCGCTGCTGGCCATTCCCTATTTTATCTACGCTGGCGAGTTGATGGGGCGCGGCTCGGTGGCCAGACGGCTGGTCGATTTCGTGCAGGCCGGCGTCGGCTCGGTGCGCGGTAGCCTTGGTGTCACAACAGTTGGCACGGCGACAATTTTTGGTGCCATTTCCGGCGTCAGCGCGGCCGCGGTCGCAACCATCGGCAAGGTAATGTATCCGTCGATGGTGCGCGCAGGATACCCGGCTTCGTTCTCGGCCGGCCTGATCACCGCCATTGGGGCGATCGACATCATCATCCCGCCGAGCATTCCCATGATCGTTTACGGCGCGGCCGCGCAGGAGTCTGTGCCGCGCCTCTACGCGGCCGGTATTGTGCCCGGCCTGCTGCTGGCGCTGGTCATCGGCGGCTATGTTATTGTGCGCGCGTGGGTCGGCGGGTTCGGCAAGGGCGAGCCGTTCAACGGCACGCGTTTCGTCGCCGCGACATTGCGCGGCCTTTGGGCGCTTGGCGCGCCGGCCATCATCTTGGGCGGCATTTACGGCGGCGTCTTCTCGCCGACCGAGGCGGCCGCGGTCGCCTGTGTCTATGCGGCCTTCGTGACGCGCTTCGTCTTCCGCGAGCTGACATTCGGCGATATTGTCGAAGCCGCCGTGGCGACCGTGCGCTTCACGGCCCAGATCCTCATCATTGTCGCCTGCGCCGGCGTCTTCGCCTGGATTCTGACCGTCAATCAGGTGCCGGCGATGTTGGTCGCGACCATCCAACACTTTGAAGTGTCGCCCTGGCAGTTCCTGCTGGTCGTCAACGTTCTGCTGCTGTTTACCGGATGCTTCCTCGATCCGTTGTCCTGCATTCTCTTGCTGACGCCGCTGTTGATCCCGATCGCGAAATCGCTGGGGATCGACACGGTTCACTTCGGCATCGTGTTCATGGTCAATCTTGCGATCGGTCTCTTTCATCCGCCGTTCGGGATCAACATCTTCGTGGCGCAGTCGGTATTGGGCATCGATTTGAAGCAGATCTACAAAGGCATCATACCCTTCGTGATCCTGTATCTGCTGGTGCTGGTCGCGATCACCTACATCCCACAGATCTCGCTGATCGGCGTCCGGCTTTTCATGGGCTGA
- a CDS encoding ABC transporter permease translates to MSTSAVKDQPKLPARTGNRTLRLVAERLAVFLGAIAIWELAARTIVDPFWISRPSLVAQRLYQMAVSGDLVWHAQTTVWQALLGSALGLICGVGLGAALAYRPRLAAAVDPILMGLYSLPRIALAPLFILWFGIGLLSKVMMVFSLVVFIFLLNTMQGLRAVDPDLVDLMRSMRAKRAFIARRVLFPSIVPWLVTAARISVGLALIGSVLGELLGANRGLGWYVENASGRLDTTGVFAGLVLLMIIAVILNTAVDLVERWLVPERT, encoded by the coding sequence ATGAGTACGAGCGCCGTTAAAGATCAACCGAAGCTCCCTGCACGCACGGGAAACCGCACCCTGCGCCTCGTCGCGGAGCGGCTTGCCGTCTTTCTAGGCGCCATCGCAATCTGGGAACTCGCGGCGCGGACGATCGTCGATCCTTTCTGGATCAGCCGCCCCTCCCTCGTCGCTCAGCGGCTCTATCAGATGGCCGTCTCCGGCGATCTTGTGTGGCACGCCCAGACGACCGTCTGGCAGGCGCTGCTCGGTTCGGCGCTCGGCCTCATCTGCGGCGTCGGCCTCGGCGCCGCGCTCGCCTATCGTCCGCGGCTCGCGGCAGCGGTCGATCCGATCCTGATGGGACTCTATAGCCTGCCGCGCATCGCGCTCGCACCGCTCTTTATTCTCTGGTTCGGCATCGGCCTGCTTTCCAAGGTGATGATGGTCTTCTCCTTGGTGGTGTTCATCTTCCTGTTGAACACCATGCAGGGTCTGCGTGCGGTCGATCCCGATCTCGTCGATCTCATGCGGTCGATGCGCGCCAAACGCGCCTTCATCGCCCGACGTGTTCTCTTTCCGTCGATTGTGCCCTGGCTCGTGACCGCGGCGCGCATCAGCGTCGGCCTTGCGCTCATCGGCTCCGTGCTCGGCGAACTGCTCGGTGCCAACCGCGGGCTCGGCTGGTACGTCGAAAATGCGAGCGGCCGCCTCGATACGACCGGTGTCTTCGCCGGTCTCGTCCTGCTCATGATTATCGCGGTTATTCTCAACACCGCCGTCGATTTGGTCGAACGCTGGCTCGTGCCGGAGCGCACGTAG
- a CDS encoding xanthine dehydrogenase family protein molybdopterin-binding subunit produces the protein MSADGGHRRLVGARVRRLEDPALLRGRGRYVGDIAPAGMLHAAFVRSQHAHALIKSIDVTAARALEGVHAVYTAADLAHHLKHPRIPVGMPSGAIRHVLDPEVLTSREVCHVGEALALVVAESRSIAEDAAGLVDIDYEVLPPVVDPVAGLTNGAPQARLDCADNLAAAFRVNYGDCDSAFNKAAVVITEHFELHKGGGHSIEGRGLLAQFDGGLDQLVVFDSTQMPHRAKALIATMLGLAEYRVRVVAPDVGGGFGPKFVFYPEEVAIPLAAMLLRRPVRWLEDGYERFTATTQERDQVWDISAAADAEGHLLGVRGTLVHDHGAYTPYGIALPGNSATNFIGPYVLPAFDLDLKLVITNMIPATPTRGAGRPQGTFVMERLLDRLAERLGLDRAEVRRRNLIVPRQMPYVTGVKTRDGGTMTYDSGDYPRCQADALQKAGWADFPARQRAARAQGRYLGIGLSNYVEGTGRGPFEAAGVRIGPSGRIVITTGATAQGQGTATILAQICADELGVDMSMIDVIAGDTAATAVGLGAFASRQAATAGPAVLAASRTVKEKILAAATSQLEVAPADLILRDGRVEVAGAPGSGTTIAALAQALQGLPGYALPGGLEPGLGADAIFSVNAITYSNGTHVVEVEVDPDTGAVKLLRYVVVHDCGRLINPTLVEGQILGGVVHGIGQALYEWMRYGEDGQPLTTQYADYLLPIANCVPPIEITHLESPTPLNPLGVKGAGESGTIPAAAAIASAVEDALRPFDAKIYQLPITPMRVRAALSKSQRRN, from the coding sequence ATGAGCGCCGACGGTGGCCATCGCCGGCTGGTCGGCGCGCGCGTACGGCGTCTCGAAGACCCCGCTCTGTTGCGCGGGCGTGGCCGCTATGTCGGGGACATCGCTCCAGCCGGGATGCTGCACGCCGCTTTCGTGCGCAGCCAGCACGCGCATGCCCTCATCAAATCGATTGATGTCACGGCCGCCCGGGCGCTTGAAGGCGTGCATGCGGTCTACACCGCCGCCGACCTCGCCCATCATCTCAAGCATCCGCGCATCCCGGTCGGCATGCCGAGCGGTGCGATCCGCCATGTGCTCGATCCGGAAGTGCTGACGAGCCGCGAAGTCTGTCACGTCGGCGAAGCCCTTGCACTGGTCGTCGCCGAGAGCCGATCCATCGCCGAGGACGCGGCCGGATTGGTCGATATCGATTACGAGGTCTTGCCGCCGGTCGTCGACCCGGTCGCGGGGCTGACGAACGGCGCGCCGCAGGCGCGGCTCGACTGCGCCGACAATCTCGCCGCCGCCTTCCGTGTCAATTACGGCGATTGCGACAGCGCTTTCAATAAAGCCGCCGTCGTCATCACCGAACATTTCGAGCTGCACAAAGGCGGCGGGCATTCGATCGAAGGCCGCGGCCTACTAGCGCAGTTCGACGGCGGCCTCGATCAACTCGTCGTCTTCGACTCGACGCAGATGCCGCACCGCGCCAAGGCGCTGATCGCGACCATGCTCGGCCTTGCCGAGTATCGCGTGCGTGTGGTCGCGCCCGATGTCGGTGGCGGCTTTGGTCCGAAATTCGTCTTCTATCCTGAGGAGGTCGCGATCCCGCTCGCGGCAATGCTGCTCAGGCGTCCGGTGCGCTGGCTCGAAGACGGCTACGAGCGTTTCACGGCGACGACGCAGGAGCGCGATCAAGTCTGGGACATCTCGGCCGCCGCCGATGCCGAAGGCCACCTGCTCGGCGTGCGCGGCACGCTGGTCCATGACCACGGCGCTTATACGCCGTATGGCATCGCCCTGCCCGGCAACTCGGCGACCAATTTCATTGGGCCGTATGTGCTGCCGGCTTTCGATCTAGACTTAAAGCTCGTCATCACCAACATGATCCCGGCGACGCCGACGCGCGGCGCCGGCCGACCGCAAGGCACCTTCGTGATGGAGCGCCTGCTCGATCGGCTGGCTGAGCGTCTCGGCCTCGACCGCGCCGAGGTGCGCCGCCGCAATCTCATCGTTCCCAGGCAGATGCCCTACGTCACCGGCGTCAAGACGCGCGATGGCGGCACCATGACCTATGACAGCGGCGATTATCCGCGTTGTCAGGCCGATGCCCTGCAGAAAGCCGGCTGGGCGGACTTCCCGGCGCGGCAACGTGCGGCGCGCGCACAGGGCCGCTATCTCGGCATCGGCCTGTCCAACTATGTCGAAGGCACAGGGCGCGGACCGTTCGAAGCGGCGGGCGTGCGCATCGGGCCCTCCGGCCGTATCGTCATCACCACCGGCGCGACGGCACAGGGCCAAGGCACAGCGACCATCCTGGCGCAGATCTGCGCCGACGAACTCGGCGTCGACATGAGCATGATCGACGTTATCGCGGGCGATACAGCAGCGACCGCGGTCGGCCTCGGTGCGTTCGCCAGCCGTCAAGCCGCAACGGCCGGCCCGGCTGTGTTGGCCGCAAGCCGCACCGTGAAAGAGAAGATCCTGGCGGCGGCAACCAGCCAACTCGAAGTCGCGCCCGCGGATCTCATCTTGCGCGACGGCCGCGTCGAAGTCGCCGGGGCGCCGGGATCTGGGACGACCATCGCCGCCCTCGCCCAAGCGCTGCAAGGCCTGCCCGGCTATGCCCTGCCCGGCGGACTCGAGCCCGGGCTCGGCGCCGACGCCATCTTCTCTGTCAACGCCATCACTTATTCGAACGGCACGCACGTCGTCGAGGTTGAGGTCGATCCCGACACCGGCGCCGTCAAACTTCTGCGCTATGTCGTCGTTCACGACTGCGGCCGGCTGATCAATCCGACGCTCGTCGAAGGCCAGATCCTCGGCGGTGTCGTGCACGGCATCGGCCAGGCGCTCTACGAATGGATGCGCTACGGCGAAGACGGTCAGCCGCTGACCACGCAATACGCCGACTATCTCTTGCCGATTGCGAATTGCGTGCCGCCGATCGAGATCACGCACCTGGAATCGCCGACGCCGCTCAATCCGCTCGGCGTGAAAGGCGCGGGCGAAAGCGGCACCATCCCCGCTGCCGCCGCCATTGCGTCGGCGGTGGAGGACGCGCTGAGGCCATTCGACGCGAAGATTTATCAGCTGCCGATCACGCCCATGCGCGTGCGCGCCGCTCTATCGAAATCGCAGCGGCGTAATTAG